The following are encoded together in the Zingiber officinale cultivar Zhangliang chromosome 8A, Zo_v1.1, whole genome shotgun sequence genome:
- the LOC122009382 gene encoding probable nucleoredoxin 1-1: MIEEGSNRAPPEEVGDIVSLLSTEERDFLIRKNGDKVAIGSLEGKVIALYFAVSGSRPFTLRLIEVYSELRSLDNNFEIIFVTDETNEDYFDEDFSEMPWLAIPFSDTWMRGKLENIFLATSLPNLPNLVILDANGKILNRKGVQAVKGYGSEGFPFTVEKIRKLREEMENAKKDQTLRSVLVSSSRDYLIANDRSKVSVSNLEGKIVALYFACRRYACCNVFTPVFAEIYRKLKEIGESFEVVLVRLDGESDYDVAIESMPWLAFPFNDNRGEKLFCYFDLQENNHHAIILIGPNGKTMNVDLIELIKEYGFDAWEAFPFSQEKLHEFSEKEKAKLESQTLESLLVSGDLDYVIGKNGLKVPIKELVGKTILLYFSSMWRCGNYLPKLVEEYHEIKNVDSEFEMIYISGDYDQDLFNKVFLRMPWLALPFGDERQESLNKRIFKIGYPQNCTLVAISPTGRIITKEAKELFMIHGTVAYPFTEERIKELEHLKEMAKGWPEKIKLDLYDEHELVLTGCFSYDCNGCREMGHNWSYRCEQCEFDLHPKCALNQKKKEEGENDEAHGEVAEEEYVCDGEVCILERKE; the protein is encoded by the exons ATGATCGAGGAAGGAAGCAATCGAGCACCACCCGAGGAGGTAGGAGACATCGTTTCGCTTCTCTCCACCGAGGAGAGGGACTTCCTCATCCGGAAAAATGGCGACAAG GTGGCTATTGGTAGTCTTGAAGGGAAAGTGATTGCTCTTTACTTTGCAGTCTCAGGGAGCAGACCGTTCACTCTTAGGCTGATTGAAGTGTATAGTGAGCTCCGCTCCTTGGACAataactttgaaattatttttgtaaCTGATGAGACAAACGAGGACTACTTTGATGAGGATTTCTCAGAAATGCCATGGTTAGCAATCCCATTTTCTGACACTTGGATGAGGGgaaaacttgaaaatattttcttagcCACCAGCCTTCCCAACCTTCCCAACCTTGTCATCCTTGATGCCAATGGGAAGATTCTTAATAGAAAAGGTGTTCAAGCTGTAAAAGGATATGGTTCAGAGGGTTTTCCATTTACTGTCGAAAAGATCAGAAAATTGAGAGAGGAAATGGAGAATGCTAAGAAGGACCAAACTCTTCGCAGTGTCTTGGTTTCATCTTCTCGTGACTACTTGATTGCAAATGATAGATCTAAG GTTTCTGTTTCAAATCTCGAAGGAAAAATAGTGGCTTTGTACTTCGCATGCAGGCGTTATGCTTGTTGCAATGTGTTTACTCCAGTATTTGCAGAAATCTATAGGAAGCTCAAGGAAATTGGAGAGAGCTTTGAGGTTGTGCTAGTGCGCTTGGACGGCGAATCTGATTATGATGTTGCCATAGAAAGCATGCCTTGGCTTGCATTTCCTTTCAATGACAACCGCGGTGAAAAGCTTTTTTGCTATTTTGATCTCCAGGAAAATAACCATCATGCTATCATCTTGATTGGACCGAATGGGAAAACTATGAATGTTGATTTAATTGAACTTATTAAAGAGTATGGCTTTGATGCATGGGAAGCTTTCCCGTTTTCTCAGGAGAAGTTGCATGAGTTTTcagagaaagaaaaggccaaacTTGAGTCACAGACACTCGAGTCACTTCTTGTTTCAGGTGATCTGGACTATGTCATTGGCAAAAACGGATTGAAG GTTCCGATAAAAGAGCTTGTTGGAAAGACCATCCTCCTATACTTCTCATCAATGTGGAGGTGCGGCAAttacctccctaaactggtcgAAGAGTATCACGAGATCAAGAATGTGGATAGCGAATTTGAGATGATCTACATCTCCGGCGATTATGATCAGGATTTATTTAACAAAGTCTTCTTACGCATGCCATGGTTGGCACTGCCGTTTGGTGATGAGAGACAGGAATCTTTGAACAAACGTATATTCAAAATCGGTTACCCCCAGAATTGTACCCTGGTTGCTATAAGTCCCACAGGGCGAATAATTACTAAAGAAGCCAAGGAGTTGTTCATGATACATGGAACTGTCGCTTACCCATTCACTGAGGAGAGGATCAAAGAGTTGGAGCATCTTAAAGAAATGGCAAAGGGGTGGCCTGAGAAGATAAAGCTTGACCTCTATGATGAGCATGAACTTGTCCTTACCGGTTGCTTTTCTTATGACTGTAACGGCTGTAGAGAGATGGGACATAATTGGTCCTACCGTTGCGAACAGTGTGAATTCGACCTGCACCCAAAATGTGCACTGAaccaaaaaaagaaggaagagggaGAAAATGACGAAGCGCATGGTGAAGTGGCAGAGGAAGAATATGTGTGTGATGGTGAGGTATGTATCTTGGAAAGAAAAGAGTAA